One genomic window of Leptotrichia shahii includes the following:
- a CDS encoding formate--tetrahydrofolate ligase: MTDIEIAQNAKLKKIGEIAESIGLTEDDFEPYGKYKAKVSLEVLKKNAGKKDGKLILMTAVTPTPPGEGKSTVTVGLTQALNKFGYKSIAALREPSLGPVFGMKGGAAGGGMSQVVPMEEINLHFTGDIHAISAAHNLISACIDNHIHFGNELDIDVNNITFKRVLDMNDRNLRSIVVGLGPKVNGVPRENSFQITVASEIMAIFCLADSITDLKERIGEIVFAYNRKGEMLKVKQLNIQGAVAALLKDAIKPNLVQTLENTPVFIHGGPFANIAHGCNSLLATKMALKLSDYVVTEAGFAADLGAEKFLDIKARLGNLEPNVIVIVATVRALKHHGGDKDLKSENIETLTKGLVNLEKHIESMQKYNLPVVVAINKFITDTDAEIQVIKDFCAKMDVEVANCEIWEKGGEGGKELVEKVMNAIEKNEKLDKKYTPLYDLNLSIQEKIEKIAKEIYGADGVNFAPKALNNIKKYVENSYDKLPICISKTQKSLSDNPNLLGRPTGFTITINEVRLSAGAGFLVAMAGEIIDMPGLPRKPAAELIDIDESGVISGLF; this comes from the coding sequence ATGACAGATATTGAAATTGCTCAAAATGCGAAATTGAAAAAAATTGGTGAGATTGCAGAAAGTATTGGACTTACAGAGGATGATTTTGAGCCGTACGGGAAGTATAAAGCTAAGGTTAGTTTGGAAGTATTAAAGAAAAATGCAGGGAAAAAAGATGGGAAATTGATTTTAATGACGGCTGTTACTCCTACACCTCCGGGGGAAGGAAAGTCTACTGTTACTGTTGGATTGACTCAAGCGTTAAATAAGTTTGGGTATAAGTCAATTGCGGCACTTAGGGAGCCGTCTTTGGGGCCTGTGTTTGGTATGAAAGGTGGAGCTGCCGGTGGTGGAATGTCGCAAGTGGTGCCTATGGAAGAGATAAATTTACATTTTACAGGGGATATTCACGCAATTTCAGCTGCACATAACTTGATTTCTGCGTGCATTGACAATCATATACATTTTGGAAATGAACTTGATATTGATGTGAATAATATTACTTTTAAGCGTGTGCTTGATATGAATGATAGAAATTTGAGAAGTATTGTTGTTGGGCTTGGACCAAAAGTGAATGGCGTGCCTCGTGAAAATTCGTTTCAGATAACAGTTGCTTCAGAAATTATGGCGATTTTCTGTCTTGCTGACTCTATTACCGACTTAAAGGAAAGAATTGGCGAAATAGTTTTTGCATACAACAGAAAAGGAGAAATGCTTAAAGTTAAGCAGCTTAATATTCAAGGGGCAGTAGCGGCATTACTAAAAGATGCGATAAAGCCTAATTTGGTACAGACTTTGGAAAACACACCTGTATTTATTCACGGTGGGCCTTTTGCGAATATTGCACATGGATGTAATTCGTTGCTGGCTACAAAAATGGCTTTGAAATTGTCAGATTACGTGGTTACGGAAGCTGGATTTGCAGCTGATTTGGGTGCTGAGAAATTTTTGGATATAAAAGCTAGGCTTGGGAACTTGGAGCCAAACGTTATTGTAATTGTTGCGACAGTTCGTGCGTTGAAGCATCACGGCGGAGACAAAGACTTGAAGTCGGAAAATATCGAAACATTGACAAAGGGGCTTGTAAATCTTGAAAAACATATTGAAAGCATGCAAAAGTATAATTTACCAGTTGTCGTGGCAATTAACAAATTTATAACTGATACTGACGCTGAAATTCAAGTGATAAAAGATTTTTGTGCAAAAATGGACGTGGAAGTTGCCAACTGCGAAATCTGGGAAAAAGGTGGAGAAGGTGGAAAAGAGCTTGTGGAAAAAGTTATGAACGCCATTGAAAAGAATGAAAAATTAGATAAAAAATACACTCCACTTTATGATTTGAACTTGTCAATTCAGGAAAAAATTGAAAAAATTGCAAAAGAAATTTATGGAGCAGATGGAGTGAACTTTGCACCAAAAGCACTTAACAATATTAAAAAATACGTAGAAAACAGCTATGACAAATTGCCAATATGTATCTCAAAAACACAAAAATCATTGTCAGACAACCCAAATCTTTTAGGGCGACCAACAGGCTTCACAATTACAATCAACGAAGTAAGATTATCAGCTGGAGCAGGATTCTTGGTAGCAATGGCTGGAGAAATAATCGATATGCCAGGATTACCGAGAAAGCCAGCGGCAGAGTTAATTGACATTGATGAAAGTGGGGTAATTTCAGGATTATTTTAA
- a CDS encoding pyridoxamine 5'-phosphate oxidase family protein, giving the protein MENTKVKMRRRDREITDNEKIKEIIKACDCCRLGLNDNGKVYIVPLNFGFTEENGNYTFYFHGARTGRKLDIIKQNNYVGFELDTNHKIYTKGDKACNYTARFQSVIGNGKVEIIEDSQEKMKALLELMKHNTGKTEWEFDEQMLKAVCVFKLVVEEMSCKEHE; this is encoded by the coding sequence ATGGAAAATACAAAAGTAAAAATGCGAAGACGGGACAGAGAAATTACAGACAACGAAAAAATAAAAGAAATTATAAAAGCCTGTGACTGTTGCCGTCTTGGCTTAAACGATAATGGAAAAGTATACATTGTCCCACTAAATTTTGGCTTTACCGAAGAAAACGGAAACTATACATTTTACTTTCATGGTGCAAGAACAGGGAGAAAACTTGATATAATAAAACAAAATAACTACGTAGGATTTGAACTTGACACAAATCACAAAATTTATACGAAAGGCGATAAAGCCTGCAATTATACCGCCAGATTTCAAAGTGTAATCGGAAATGGGAAAGTTGAAATTATTGAAGATTCACAGGAAAAAATGAAGGCGTTGCTGGAACTGATGAAACATAATACTGGAAAAACAGAATGGGAGTTTGATGAGCAAATGTTGAAAGCAGTTTGTGTGTTTAAACTTGTAGTTGAGGAGATGAGCTGTAAGGAGCATGAATAG
- a CDS encoding MalY/PatB family protein encodes MSKKYDFETILSRKGQGSYKWEQMYEVLPELEDDIIPFSVADMELKIAPEITEGLKKYIDEAVLGYSGTYPKYYEAVINWMERRHGFKVEKDWILCTPGVVSAIYVAIKAFAKEDEGVITFTPVYYPFYSAITSNKRKLVDCGLVESKNENGEAKYYIDFEKFEEFAKDKNNKILLLCSPHNPLGIVWSREDLEKIGKIAVENNLIVISDEIHFDIVMAGHKHTVFQTLSEELAEITITCTAPTKSFNLAGAGISNIIIRNEKLRKKFKAEMEKMSMHVFSTLSYKACELAYTEAKEWLEEFLLLVDKNQKLVNRFFEERFVDLKAPLIQGTYLQWLDFRALGLKNTELKEFMNKKAKIFFSEGYTFGKDGNGFERVNLAVPTKYLEKMLERLYEVIKMDFSQFCK; translated from the coding sequence ATGTCAAAAAAATATGATTTTGAAACAATCTTAAGCAGAAAAGGGCAAGGCTCGTACAAATGGGAGCAGATGTATGAAGTGCTTCCAGAGCTGGAAGACGATATTATTCCGTTTTCTGTGGCGGACATGGAATTAAAGATTGCTCCTGAAATAACGGAAGGGCTGAAAAAGTATATTGATGAGGCGGTTTTGGGTTATTCGGGGACTTATCCTAAATATTATGAGGCTGTTATAAATTGGATGGAGAGAAGACACGGTTTTAAGGTGGAAAAAGACTGGATTTTGTGTACACCTGGCGTGGTTTCAGCTATATATGTTGCGATTAAGGCTTTTGCGAAGGAGGATGAAGGGGTAATTACGTTTACGCCTGTTTATTATCCGTTTTATAGTGCGATTACTTCAAATAAGAGAAAATTGGTGGATTGTGGCTTAGTTGAGAGTAAAAATGAGAATGGGGAAGCCAAGTATTATATTGATTTTGAAAAGTTTGAAGAGTTTGCAAAAGATAAAAATAATAAAATATTACTTTTGTGCAGTCCTCATAATCCGCTTGGGATTGTGTGGAGCAGGGAAGATTTGGAAAAGATTGGGAAAATTGCGGTTGAGAATAATTTGATTGTGATTTCTGATGAGATTCATTTTGATATTGTGATGGCTGGGCATAAACATACGGTTTTTCAGACTTTATCAGAGGAACTTGCTGAAATTACAATAACATGTACTGCCCCTACAAAAAGTTTTAATCTAGCTGGAGCAGGAATCTCAAATATAATTATTAGAAATGAAAAACTACGTAAGAAATTTAAGGCTGAAATGGAAAAAATGTCGATGCATGTTTTTTCAACATTATCATATAAGGCATGTGAACTAGCTTATACAGAAGCAAAAGAATGGCTGGAAGAATTTTTGCTATTAGTTGATAAAAATCAGAAATTGGTAAATAGATTTTTTGAAGAAAGATTTGTAGATTTGAAGGCACCACTAATACAAGGGACTTATTTACAATGGCTAGATTTTCGAGCATTGGGGCTTAAAAATACAGAACTCAAGGAATTTATGAATAAAAAAGCAAAAATATTTTTTAGTGAAGGATATACGTTTGGGAAAGATGGAAATGGATTTGAGAGGGTAAATCTGGCTGTGCCAACGAAATATTTGGAGAAAATGCTGGAAAGACTTTATGAAGTGATAAAGATGGACTTTTCACAATTTTGTAAATAA
- a CDS encoding SEL1-like repeat protein, producing MFGKIIDKFRNKDNEEEKYLKIAKEHIDKAGENLTKEQIDEMMKLGMDTWEFYPEVSKLYFERIEDYVPTASTMLSTFYMGKDEKLYEKYCLKAANKGEKVAQKSLVIFYAKQNNEEKMLEWYNKLDDKEDYDVLAYMSNYYMFQDNYDKVKEINFTILKNKKDDKYAPNCLGDAYFVEGDFENSEKYYKMALENGSPDSKDKLFNLYQTTENIEKFRELIERDETKRGEDFLSLGNLYFNKKNYKMAEKWYLESEKLGFLETKYNLGYVYYEIGNFEKAEKYFQEVIEKVPHLKESAIEKLINVYNSQANVYLTSGDFDKAEKYLKVLVEKYGINECCYNLAVINRKKGNIEKYKEYILKGIEFGDRECMFNYALFIYSETGKYTNEIDKYLKNSAEAGNVEAMYELGLFADEQNKIDDSKKWYRKAIEKGHTTAMNNLANIYSEEGNKEEAMKLYLKSAEKGNPLAFFNLGNYYEENNNIKLAKKYYGKVLDSLKGYPTCKIEQEALEKLKRLENNSELRK from the coding sequence ATGTTTGGAAAAATAATAGATAAATTTCGGAATAAGGATAACGAAGAAGAAAAGTATTTAAAGATTGCAAAAGAACATATAGATAAGGCAGGAGAAAATTTAACAAAAGAACAAATTGATGAAATGATGAAGCTGGGAATGGATACATGGGAGTTTTATCCAGAAGTTTCAAAATTGTATTTTGAACGAATAGAAGATTATGTTCCAACAGCTTCAACGATGTTATCTACTTTTTACATGGGTAAAGATGAAAAACTATATGAAAAATATTGTTTAAAGGCTGCAAATAAGGGAGAAAAAGTAGCACAGAAGAGTTTAGTCATATTTTATGCAAAACAGAATAATGAAGAGAAAATGCTGGAATGGTACAATAAGCTTGATGATAAGGAAGATTACGATGTATTAGCCTACATGTCAAATTATTACATGTTTCAAGATAATTATGACAAAGTAAAAGAAATAAATTTTACAATATTAAAAAATAAGAAAGATGATAAGTATGCTCCAAATTGTTTAGGTGATGCATATTTTGTTGAAGGTGATTTTGAAAATTCTGAAAAATATTATAAAATGGCTTTGGAAAATGGAAGTCCTGATTCAAAGGATAAATTATTTAATCTTTATCAAACAACAGAAAATATAGAAAAGTTTAGAGAGTTAATTGAAAGAGATGAAACTAAAAGAGGAGAAGATTTTTTAAGCTTAGGAAACCTTTATTTTAATAAAAAAAATTATAAAATGGCTGAAAAATGGTACCTAGAGTCTGAAAAATTAGGATTTTTAGAAACAAAATATAATTTAGGATATGTTTATTATGAAATTGGAAATTTTGAAAAAGCTGAGAAGTATTTTCAGGAAGTAATAGAAAAAGTCCCACATCTTAAAGAAAGTGCTATTGAAAAATTAATAAATGTATATAACAGTCAAGCAAATGTCTATCTAACCAGTGGAGATTTTGATAAAGCTGAAAAATATTTAAAAGTATTGGTTGAAAAATATGGGATAAATGAATGCTGTTACAATTTAGCAGTAATAAATAGAAAAAAAGGAAATATAGAAAAATATAAAGAATATATTTTGAAAGGAATTGAATTTGGAGATAGAGAATGTATGTTTAATTATGCATTATTTATTTATTCTGAAACTGGAAAATATACTAATGAAATAGATAAGTATTTAAAAAATTCTGCTGAAGCAGGAAATGTTGAAGCAATGTATGAATTAGGACTTTTTGCTGATGAACAAAATAAAATAGATGATTCTAAAAAATGGTATAGAAAAGCAATTGAAAAAGGGCATACAACGGCTATGAATAATCTTGCGAATATTTATAGTGAGGAAGGAAATAAAGAAGAAGCAATGAAACTTTATCTGAAATCAGCTGAAAAAGGTAATCCTTTAGCATTTTTCAACCTTGGAAATTATTATGAAGAAAATAATAATATAAAACTTGCGAAAAAATATTATGGTAAAGTATTAGATTCATTAAAAGGTTATCCAACATGTAAAATAGAGCAAGAAGCCTTGGAAAAATTAAAAAGATTGGAGAATAATTCAGAATTAAGGAAATAA
- a CDS encoding L,D-transpeptidase, whose translation MTKKLDNIIKSGKEKIKKWKKIEIGIMALINTIIGFNTNAEPLNLPKEYSENIVVKGQEKDVFDYDFNSDGINEKVVVTYSAVNNLIGAVISIYTNQGGKDILTYQIAFDKKFNIMELQAMQKMLDKVKEYYPEYSKNIQPNETRYITIYGDNKTNDIVFDKVKFNNHSPENTNNFLFIKKSSSMLDAPNGSAIADLKFSEKPEILFDMVSDAPNAQTKWYYTEFTKRITTNVSKKVNKDKNGKVIAENPTTIKGFIAGGEDNVSRRGFYWDKMISKIEIVNDFITKATKANEQLYIVTEYAPLSRDKPSKKDKFGNKNNQSIIGYTNSKKEGEIINIPDQTIFRIIGEVNNMLKIETPFYGGPYFIEKKEDTYKKIENIKGEVNKFVAIDPSSQTEVLFQRNPETEKYEVVTYSYVTTGKDGWGSYETPHGAFLIAFTRPYMTFTRHAREGDKTLPGRSDLTIGGSAKYAVRFSGGGYMHGIPVGLNFKGSTLSTGTAQKIGTYKDSHKCVRHFDDQIEFIVKWINADSKIKDRDNTIPEEPVIAVVL comes from the coding sequence GTGACAAAAAAATTGGATAATATTATTAAATCAGGAAAAGAAAAGATAAAAAAATGGAAAAAAATAGAAATTGGAATAATGGCATTAATTAATACAATTATAGGATTTAACACAAATGCAGAGCCATTAAATCTACCAAAGGAATATTCTGAAAATATTGTGGTAAAAGGGCAGGAAAAAGATGTTTTTGATTATGATTTTAATAGTGATGGGATAAATGAGAAAGTTGTTGTAACTTATAGTGCAGTAAATAATTTAATTGGGGCTGTTATTTCAATTTACACAAATCAAGGCGGGAAAGATATTTTGACATATCAAATAGCTTTTGATAAAAAATTTAATATAATGGAACTTCAGGCAATGCAAAAAATGCTCGATAAAGTAAAGGAATATTATCCTGAATATTCTAAAAATATTCAGCCAAATGAAACTAGATATATTACAATTTATGGAGATAATAAAACAAATGATATTGTTTTTGATAAGGTAAAATTTAATAATCATTCTCCCGAAAATACAAATAACTTTTTATTTATAAAAAAATCATCAAGTATGCTAGATGCTCCAAATGGAAGTGCAATAGCTGATTTGAAATTTAGTGAAAAACCTGAAATACTGTTTGACATGGTTTCAGATGCTCCAAATGCACAAACAAAATGGTATTATACTGAATTTACAAAAAGAATTACTACTAATGTAAGTAAAAAAGTTAATAAAGATAAAAATGGTAAAGTTATCGCAGAAAATCCAACAACTATCAAAGGATTTATTGCAGGAGGAGAAGATAATGTTTCTAGAAGAGGCTTTTATTGGGACAAAATGATTAGTAAGATAGAAATTGTAAACGACTTTATTACTAAAGCCACAAAAGCTAATGAGCAATTGTATATTGTTACAGAGTATGCTCCTCTATCACGTGATAAACCAAGTAAAAAGGATAAATTTGGAAATAAAAATAATCAAAGTATTATAGGTTATACAAATTCTAAAAAAGAAGGAGAAATAATTAATATCCCTGATCAGACAATTTTTAGAATAATTGGTGAAGTAAATAATATGTTAAAAATTGAAACACCATTCTATGGAGGACCTTATTTTATTGAGAAAAAGGAAGATACTTACAAAAAAATTGAAAATATAAAAGGTGAAGTAAATAAATTTGTTGCAATTGATCCAAGCAGCCAAACTGAAGTGCTTTTTCAAAGAAATCCCGAAACTGAAAAATATGAAGTTGTGACATATTCGTATGTAACAACAGGAAAAGATGGATGGGGTTCATATGAAACGCCACACGGAGCATTCTTAATAGCATTCACAAGACCATACATGACATTTACAAGACACGCAAGAGAAGGAGACAAAACTCTTCCTGGAAGATCTGATTTGACTATCGGAGGAAGTGCAAAATACGCTGTAAGATTCAGTGGTGGAGGTTATATGCACGGAATTCCTGTGGGACTTAATTTTAAAGGATCTACATTAAGCACGGGAACTGCTCAAAAAATTGGGACATACAAGGATTCTCATAAATGTGTAAGACACTTTGATGATCAGATTGAATTTATTGTCAAATGGATAAATGCAGACAGTAAAATCAAGGATAGAGACAACACAATTCCTGAAGAGCCTGTAATAGCAGTAGTTTTATAG
- a CDS encoding L,D-transpeptidase family protein, protein MVKKMNLQKMKFFILALIMISTVSINTFSAPKETQKLEWKQISLEPDLDGDGIKDKIDVDYAVEGNSVHLKFTPYLFSEKAKFMKGKSVEKTISKSEFEVKFDTFIKGFIAEYPKKSGISAKSKQNTQTQIPEKQETVKPATPTGTKVNDGNKKTNLQNDSQKNDKPIKNNTEDQKTTNMKKAQDSIIEENKKGDNSSENTKTETPKNTSSNSPKGSHPYIKEFSAQRPKNLTFNFQYDKHSPKDMDEFVFIKTATNIKKEPSSNSKTIKSASYSQKYKTIGIVGSKSDEWYEVFFDNQIGYIPKSAAEKREFDWNDMMNKVEKTNKFINEALSANKKLYVLDDYIPLGGGENGKRDKFGNRANQSEFGYLDKTFKDYINIPDRTIMVIDEQNDKYIKVKIDAYDSGTYYLKPSTGKYLKDAGITGEITRFIYVDRASQNEMIIEKSGNDWNVVTSSFVTTGKDSGNSFATPYGTFLIAYSKPVMQYTGSDNKTVVGDAKNAVRFSGGGYMHSIPSLFEPKNTREQRKAATAKKIGTYPESHKCIRHYDDQIKFIYDWLGNSTPGHKEGFRVPTVPTVMLVK, encoded by the coding sequence ATGGTAAAAAAAATGAATTTACAAAAAATGAAATTTTTTATTTTGGCATTAATAATGATTTCTACAGTGTCAATAAATACTTTTTCTGCACCAAAAGAAACTCAAAAATTAGAATGGAAGCAAATTTCTTTAGAACCAGATTTAGATGGAGATGGAATTAAAGACAAAATTGACGTGGATTATGCAGTAGAAGGAAATAGCGTACATTTAAAATTTACTCCATATTTATTTAGTGAAAAAGCTAAATTTATGAAAGGAAAAAGTGTAGAAAAAACAATAAGTAAATCTGAATTTGAAGTAAAATTTGATACCTTTATAAAAGGATTTATAGCAGAATATCCTAAAAAATCAGGAATTTCAGCTAAATCAAAACAAAATACACAAACTCAAATTCCAGAAAAACAGGAAACAGTAAAACCAGCAACACCAACAGGAACTAAAGTTAATGATGGAAATAAAAAAACCAATTTACAAAATGATTCTCAAAAAAATGACAAGCCTATAAAAAATAATACAGAGGATCAAAAAACAACTAATATGAAAAAAGCTCAAGATTCTATAATTGAGGAGAATAAAAAAGGTGATAATTCAAGTGAAAATACAAAAACAGAAACACCTAAAAATACAAGTTCAAATTCTCCAAAGGGATCTCATCCTTACATAAAGGAATTTTCAGCCCAAAGACCTAAAAATCTTACTTTTAATTTTCAATATGATAAACATTCTCCAAAAGATATGGATGAATTTGTTTTCATAAAAACTGCAACAAATATAAAAAAAGAGCCAAGTTCAAACTCTAAAACAATAAAATCTGCATCCTATTCTCAAAAATACAAAACTATAGGTATTGTAGGAAGTAAATCAGATGAATGGTATGAAGTATTTTTTGACAATCAGATTGGATATATTCCAAAATCTGCTGCTGAAAAAAGAGAATTTGACTGGAATGACATGATGAATAAAGTTGAGAAAACAAATAAATTCATAAATGAGGCACTTTCAGCAAATAAAAAATTATATGTTTTAGATGACTATATTCCCCTTGGCGGTGGAGAAAATGGAAAACGTGATAAATTTGGAAATCGTGCTAACCAAAGTGAATTTGGATATTTGGACAAAACTTTTAAAGACTATATAAATATTCCAGATAGAACTATTATGGTTATTGATGAACAGAATGACAAATATATCAAAGTTAAAATAGATGCTTATGATAGCGGTACTTATTATTTAAAGCCTTCTACAGGTAAATATTTAAAAGATGCTGGAATTACAGGAGAAATAACTAGATTTATCTATGTTGACAGAGCTAGCCAAAATGAAATGATTATTGAAAAATCTGGAAATGACTGGAATGTTGTAACTTCTTCATTTGTAACTACTGGAAAAGATAGTGGAAATTCATTTGCCACTCCTTATGGAACATTTTTAATTGCCTATTCTAAACCTGTAATGCAATACACAGGTTCAGATAATAAAACTGTCGTCGGAGATGCAAAAAATGCAGTAAGATTTAGTGGTGGCGGTTATATGCACAGCATCCCATCATTATTTGAACCCAAAAATACAAGAGAGCAAAGAAAAGCTGCAACAGCTAAAAAAATTGGAACTTATCCAGAATCACACAAATGTATAAGACATTATGATGATCAAATCAAATTCATTTATGACTGGTTAGGAAATTCTACACCAGGACATAAGGAAGGTTTTAGAGTTCCTACTGTTCCTACTGTAATGCTAGTTAAATAA
- the ilvC gene encoding ketol-acid reductoisomerase, giving the protein MAGNILGTTVYYDADCDLSKLEGKKITVLGYGSQGHAHSLNLKEGGFDVTVGLRKGSKSWDEATEAGFTVKETADAVKGADIVMILIPDELQAEVYAKDIAPNLKEGAYIAFGHGFNIHFEKIVPREDISVFMVAPKGPGHLVRRTFQEGSGVPCLVAVEKDPAGDAMEVAKAWASAIGGGRSGILETTFRQETETDLFGEQVVLCGGVVELMKVGFEVLTEAGYDPVNAYFECIHEMKLIVDLIYEGGLATMRSSISNTAEYGDYLTGPKIITPETKEAMRGVLKDIQSGKFADDFLADYKAGQPFLKEKRQEFANHGVEKVGAELRKLMPWIKK; this is encoded by the coding sequence ATGGCAGGAAACATTTTAGGAACAACAGTTTATTATGACGCTGATTGTGATTTAAGTAAATTGGAAGGGAAGAAAATAACAGTTTTAGGGTATGGTTCACAAGGACATGCTCATTCATTAAACTTAAAAGAAGGTGGATTTGATGTAACTGTTGGACTTAGAAAAGGTTCTAAATCTTGGGATGAAGCTACAGAAGCTGGATTTACAGTTAAAGAAACTGCAGATGCTGTAAAAGGTGCAGACATAGTTATGATCTTGATTCCAGATGAATTACAAGCAGAAGTTTATGCAAAAGACATTGCACCAAACTTAAAAGAAGGAGCATACATTGCATTTGGACACGGATTTAATATTCATTTTGAAAAAATAGTTCCAAGAGAAGATATAAGTGTATTTATGGTTGCACCTAAAGGACCTGGACACTTAGTAAGAAGAACTTTCCAAGAAGGAAGTGGAGTACCTTGTTTAGTAGCAGTGGAAAAAGATCCAGCAGGAGATGCTATGGAAGTAGCTAAAGCTTGGGCATCAGCAATTGGTGGAGGAAGAAGTGGAATTCTTGAAACTACATTCAGACAAGAAACAGAAACTGACTTATTTGGAGAACAAGTAGTATTATGTGGTGGAGTTGTAGAACTTATGAAAGTTGGATTTGAAGTATTGACAGAAGCTGGATATGACCCAGTAAATGCTTACTTTGAGTGTATTCACGAAATGAAGCTAATTGTAGACTTAATTTATGAAGGTGGACTTGCAACAATGAGAAGTTCTATTTCAAATACAGCTGAATATGGAGATTACTTGACTGGTCCGAAAATTATTACACCTGAAACTAAAGAAGCTATGAGAGGTGTTTTAAAAGATATTCAATCAGGAAAATTTGCTGACGACTTCTTAGCGGACTACAAAGCAGGACAGCCATTCTTAAAAGAAAAAAGACAAGAATTTGCTAATCATGGCGTAGAAAAAGTTGGAGCGGAATTAAGAAAATTAATGCCTTGGATTAAAAAGTAA
- the dnaJ gene encoding molecular chaperone DnaJ, translating to MAKKDYYEVLGVPKNASEQDIKKAYRSMAKKYHPDRNKDNPEAEAKFKEVQEANEVLSDPQKRAAYDQYGHAAFENGGAGAGGFGGQGFGGFGGAGGFDFEDLGDIFGSFGSFFGGRGQQSQGPRVHRGDDLRYNLTLTLEEVAFGTEKELKYKRNGQCHTCHGSGAEPGHGTKTCDKCNGSGHIKVQQRTLFGMASGIQECDKCHGTGKIPEKECHTCHGIGLERETFTKKVRFPSGLQTGQKLIVRDCGDAGANGGIFGDLRVYITVARHDIFDRISEYDIHCEIPLKMTTAILGGEVEVPTLSGKKKIVIPEGTQNGKIFRLRNEGIKYSRSENRGDEIVEIKIETPTNLTDKQKDILREFDGSLDNKKNYKKAHSFKDKIKRFFSKFEN from the coding sequence ATGGCAAAAAAAGATTATTATGAAGTGCTTGGCGTACCCAAAAACGCTTCGGAACAGGATATTAAAAAAGCGTATAGGAGTATGGCGAAAAAATATCATCCAGATAGAAATAAGGATAATCCTGAAGCTGAAGCCAAATTTAAGGAAGTACAAGAAGCAAATGAAGTGTTAAGCGATCCACAAAAAAGGGCAGCTTATGATCAATATGGACATGCGGCATTTGAAAATGGCGGAGCTGGAGCAGGTGGCTTTGGAGGACAAGGTTTTGGCGGCTTTGGCGGTGCTGGTGGATTTGATTTTGAAGATTTAGGAGATATTTTTGGAAGTTTTGGAAGTTTTTTTGGTGGAAGAGGTCAACAAAGTCAAGGACCAAGAGTGCATAGAGGGGATGATTTGAGATACAATTTAACATTAACTCTTGAAGAAGTAGCTTTTGGTACAGAAAAGGAATTAAAATATAAAAGAAATGGACAATGTCACACTTGTCATGGAAGCGGTGCTGAACCTGGACACGGTACGAAAACGTGTGATAAATGCAATGGTTCAGGACATATAAAAGTGCAGCAAAGAACATTGTTTGGAATGGCGAGTGGGATACAGGAATGTGATAAGTGTCATGGAACTGGAAAAATACCTGAAAAAGAATGTCATACTTGTCACGGAATAGGCTTAGAAAGAGAAACATTTACAAAAAAAGTAAGATTTCCATCAGGTCTTCAAACTGGACAAAAATTAATAGTAAGAGATTGTGGAGATGCAGGGGCAAATGGTGGAATTTTCGGAGATTTAAGAGTTTATATAACTGTTGCAAGACATGATATTTTTGATAGGATAAGTGAATATGATATTCATTGTGAAATACCTCTAAAAATGACAACAGCCATTTTAGGTGGTGAAGTAGAAGTACCTACACTTAGTGGCAAGAAAAAAATAGTAATTCCAGAAGGAACTCAAAATGGAAAAATTTTTAGATTGAGAAATGAAGGAATAAAATATAGTCGAAGTGAAAACAGAGGAGATGAAATTGTAGAAATAAAAATAGAAACTCCAACAAACCTTACTGATAAGCAAAAGGATATTTTACGTGAATTTGATGGTTCGCTTGATAATAAAAAAAATTATAAAAAGGCACATTCATTTAAAGACAAAATAAAAAGATTTTTCAGTAAATTTGAAAATTGA